In the Helianthus annuus cultivar XRQ/B chromosome 11, HanXRQr2.0-SUNRISE, whole genome shotgun sequence genome, one interval contains:
- the LOC110945069 gene encoding uncharacterized protein LOC110945069: MLKVAADRQKNYADNRRKPLEFQVGDRVMWKVSPWKGVVRFGKRGKLSPRYLGPFEVVSRVGPVAYRLKLAKELSGFHDVFHVSNLKKCLFDETLIIPPGEVQVDDKLRFIEELVEVQDRKTQLRRSKIELVKVRWNSKRGPEFTWKRQDQMQQKYPHIFPPSAKTKPVK, from the coding sequence ATGTTGAAGGTTGCCGCGGATCGACAGAAGAATTATGCAGATAATCGAAGGAAACCGCtagagtttcaagttggtgatagaGTTATGTGGAAGGTATCGCCATGGAAGGGCGTTGTGAGGTTTGGGAAAAGGGGAAAGTTGAGCCCGCGCTATCTAGGTCCCTTCGAAGTCGTCTCTCGAGTTGGACCAGTCGCGTATAGGCTCAAGTTAGCAAAGGAGTTGAGTGGATTCCATGACGTATTTCATGTCTCCAACCTGAAAAAGTGTCTGTTTGATGAGACACTAATTATACCCCCTGGAGAGGTTCAAGTGGACGATAAACTGAGGTTTATCGAAGAACTAGTGGAGGTTCAGGATCGGAAAACCCAGCTCAGGAGGAGTAAGATAGAGTTGGTTAAGGTCCGTTGGAATTCTAAGCGTGGACCAGAGTTCACTTGGAAGCGACAGGACCAAATGCAACAGAAATACCCTCATATTTTCCCACCGAGTGCGAAAACGAAACCTGTAAAGTAG